From the Leptospirales bacterium genome, one window contains:
- a CDS encoding GMC family oxidoreductase — translation MNSSNGTQQRTLDAEYDYIIVGSGFGGSVSAMRLAQKGYRVLVLEAGKRWRTEDFPRTNWRLRKFLWRPSLFCYGIQRIDILNHVMALSGAGVGGGSLVYANTLYVPPDRFFENETVQQLGGKEALLPFYSVAQKMLGVVQNQHLTEVDQLMRETAGEMGRGESFVSTPVGVYFGDPKQPPTDPYFGGEGPERQACNFCGGCMVGCRFHAKNTLDKNYLYFAQKLGAVVLAETQVEEIVALGEDGHQGYELHTSTPTGWFGLPRRRFRTRGLVLSAGVLGTVNLLLKMKERGRLPRLSARLGQLTRTNSEAIIAVKARSHKVDYSRGIAITSSVYVDEHTHIEPVRYSKGSDAMGNLVTLLTDGGGKIPRPLRYLGNVVSKPIQFLRTIHPFGFAKRSIILLVMQTLDNSISLIRRRRWLWPFQRTLTTAVAPGQEIPTYIPDAHRFARILSRKIDGIPESSIPEVLFNIPTTAHVLGGACIGASAEEGVIDLQNRVFGYQNLLVCDGSMIPGNLGVNPSLSITAFTERAMSFVPSANGAVQYFDFERKWKTDGIVGPAAAQGGAIG, via the coding sequence ATGAATTCAAGCAATGGAACGCAGCAGCGAACTCTGGATGCTGAGTACGACTATATTATTGTCGGCTCCGGCTTTGGCGGCAGCGTATCGGCCATGCGCCTGGCTCAGAAGGGCTATCGCGTGCTGGTGCTGGAGGCGGGCAAGCGCTGGCGCACGGAGGATTTTCCACGCACCAACTGGCGCCTGCGCAAATTCCTGTGGCGTCCTTCGTTGTTCTGCTATGGCATCCAGCGCATCGATATTCTCAATCATGTGATGGCGCTCAGCGGCGCGGGGGTGGGCGGCGGGAGCCTGGTCTACGCCAATACGCTATACGTTCCGCCCGATCGATTTTTTGAAAACGAAACCGTCCAGCAGCTGGGCGGCAAGGAGGCCCTGCTGCCCTTCTATTCCGTCGCTCAGAAGATGCTTGGCGTGGTGCAAAACCAGCATCTGACCGAAGTGGACCAGCTGATGCGCGAGACGGCGGGCGAGATGGGACGCGGCGAGAGCTTTGTCAGCACGCCGGTCGGAGTTTACTTTGGCGATCCAAAGCAACCGCCGACCGATCCCTATTTTGGCGGCGAGGGGCCTGAGCGCCAGGCCTGTAATTTCTGCGGCGGCTGCATGGTCGGCTGTCGTTTTCACGCCAAGAATACCCTCGATAAGAACTATCTATATTTTGCCCAAAAACTTGGCGCGGTAGTCCTTGCCGAAACGCAGGTCGAAGAGATCGTCGCGCTGGGCGAGGATGGTCATCAGGGCTACGAACTGCATACGTCAACGCCCACCGGTTGGTTTGGTTTGCCGCGCCGGCGCTTCCGTACGCGGGGCCTGGTGCTATCGGCCGGCGTGCTGGGCACCGTTAATCTGCTCTTGAAGATGAAAGAGCGGGGTAGACTGCCGCGACTCTCTGCTCGTCTGGGGCAACTGACGCGCACCAATAGCGAGGCCATCATTGCAGTGAAGGCCAGGTCGCACAAAGTGGACTATTCGCGGGGCATTGCCATTACTTCCAGCGTCTATGTGGATGAGCATACGCACATCGAGCCGGTACGCTATTCAAAGGGATCCGATGCCATGGGTAATCTGGTAACCTTGCTGACCGACGGCGGCGGAAAGATCCCTCGGCCGCTGCGCTACCTGGGCAACGTAGTCAGCAAGCCCATCCAGTTCTTACGCACCATCCATCCCTTTGGCTTTGCAAAGCGATCGATCATCCTCCTGGTCATGCAGACTCTGGATAACAGCATCAGCCTCATTCGTCGACGACGCTGGCTATGGCCCTTCCAGCGAACGCTTACCACCGCAGTAGCGCCAGGACAGGAGATCCCCACCTATATCCCCGACGCACATCGCTTCGCACGCATTCTGAGCCGGAAGATTGACGGGATTCCAGAAAGTTCTATTCCCGAGGTGCTGTTCAACATTCCAACGACGGCGCACGTGCTGGGCGGCGCCTGCATCGGCGCCAGCGCTGAAGAGGGCGTGATCGATCTGCAAAACCGCGTCTTCGGCTATCAGAACCTGCTGGTTTGCGATGGTTCGATGATCCCTGGCAATCTGGGCGTGAACCCCTCGCTGTCCATCACTGCCTTTACGGAGCGCGCCATGTCCTTTGTTCCGTCGGCCAATGGCGCGGTTCAATACTTTGATTTTGAACGGAAATGGAAAACCGATGGCATTGTAGGTCCGGCAGCTGCCCAGGGCGGAGCAATCGGATAA